The nucleotide window AGGGCGACTGGAAGACCGCGGTATTGGTCCGCGCAGCCAAGGTGATGGGCGCCGGCCTGCCCGGCGGCGCGTCGCTGATGGAGGACTACACCTACCACCTGGTCCCTGGGGAGGAGAAGATCCTCGGCGCGCACATGCTGGAAATCTGCCCCACGCTCACCACGTCGAAGCCCACCCTTGAGGTGCACCCCTTGGGGATCGGCGGCAAGGAGGACCCCGTTCGGCTGGTGTTCGATACGGACTCAGGGGACGCCGTCGTCATCGCCATGTCCGACATGCGCGACCGCTTCCGCCTCACTGCCAACGCCGTCGAGGTCGTTCCGCCGGACGCGCCGCTGCCCAACCTGCCGGTGGCGCGCGCCGTCTGGAAGCCGCAGCCGGATCTGGCGACGTCCGCAGCGGCCTGGTTGAGCGCGGGTGCTGCGCACCATACGGTGATGAGCACCGCCGTCGGGCTGGATGTGTTCGAGGACTTTGCCGACATCGCCGGAACCGAACTCCTGCGGATCGACAGCACGACGACGCTGCGGGAGTTCCAGCGCGAGCTACGGTGGAACGCGGCCTATTACCGGCTGGCGCAGAAGCTTTAGCCCGTTCAATTCGCAGGACACGCCCCTTATGGGTCTCCATTAGGGGCGTGTCCTGCCAACTCACGCGAGGAGAACCTGATGGCGAACGACGCCGGCACCAACTGGGCGGGGAACCTCGCCTATGGAGCTTCCATCCTGCATGAGCCGACGTCGGTGGACGAGGTGCGCCGGATCATCGCCGGTGCGTCATCCATCCGTGCACTGGGTTCACGGCACTCCTTCAATGGCATCGCCGACGGGACGGCTGAGCTGCTGTCGACGGCGGCTCTGACCGGTCCGGTGACGGTCGACCGGGACCGCTCGACCGTGACTGTCGGTGCGGGGATCCGCTACGGAGAGCTGGCGCGGGAACTGGAACGGGAAGGCTTTGCGCTGGCGAATCTTGCGTCCTTGCCGCACATCTCGGTGGGAGGGGCTGTGGCTACGGGGACCCACGGGTCAGGCAAGCGGAACCGCAGTCTGGCTGCCGCCGTCGTCGGGCTGGAGCTGGTGAGCGGCAGCGGCGAGGTGGCGCGCTTCTCCGCTGGAGATCCGGACTTCGAGGGTGCGGTGATCAACCTCGGGGCGCTGGGTATTGTGACCAGTCTGGAGCTGACAATCGAGCCGGCTTTCGAGGTTGAGCAGACGGTTTACGAGCGGCTTCCGCTGGAGAACCTGCTGCAGGATTTCGACGGCGTGACCGGCGCCGCATACAGCGTCAGCGTCTTCACCACCTGGCGGGATCCGGACGTGGCCGACTCGGTATGGGTGAAGCGCCGCCCCGGTCGGGATGCGCCCCTTGAGGAGACTCTGTTCGGCGCGGCGGCTGCGGATGATGAGCGCCACCCGCTGCCCGGGCTGCCGGCCATTGGCTGCACTCCGCAGTTGGGTGTGGCCGGTCCCTGGTACAACCGGCTGCCTCACTTCAAGCTGGACTTCACACCGAGCAACGGCGTGGAGCTTCAGTCCGAATACCTGGTTCCCCGCGAGCACGCCGTTGACGCCATTCGTGCCGTCCGGGAGCTCAGCGCGGAAATTGTGCCGCTCCTGCAGGTGAATGAGATTCGGACCGTTGCCGCGGACGACCTGTGGCTCAGCTCAAGCTACGGGACCGATGCCGTGGGGCTGCACTTCACCTGGGTCCAGGACCAGCCTGCCGTCGAGGCACTGTTGCCCACCCTCGAGGCCGCACTGGAACCGTTCTCGGCGAGGCCCCACTGGGGAAAAGTGTTTACTGCCGAAGCGCACGACTTCGACCGCCTGTATCCACGGCTCGAGGACTTCCGGATCCTGGCTAAACGGTTGGACCCCGAAGGGATATTCGCTAACCCGTTCACCGCAAGCGTTATGGGCCGCTGACCCCCTTCGGTCCGCGGGAGCGTCTTCCGAGCACAACCAGGCCGGCGGCCAAAAGGATCATCAGTGCAGCGCTGATGCCCACCACCGGCGGGGAGCTTGCTGCAGCCACCACCGGCGACTCGCTTTCGGCAGCCGGTGTGGCCGGAGCGGGTGACTCTGTCGGTTCCACGTACATGGGCGCCCAGGCATAGGGCGGCATGGCGAATGGGGCGATTTCGGGTTCTGCCTCTTCCGTTTCCTTTGGCGCTGGCTGCTCGGCCGGGACGATCTGCATCGGCACGGTCAGCACTGGCGCGGGCGGTGCGGGAGGTATGAACTGCTGAGGGATCTGGACGGGTGCTGGTGCTGGTGCTAGCGGGGGCGGTGGAGGTGCCGGTGCTGGCGGGGGCGGCGGAGCCGGAGCGGGATCTGGATCTGGATCTGGCTCGGGCTCGGGGGCTGGAGCAGGCGGGGCGGGTGGCGCTGGAGTCGGTTTGGCGGGCGGCGCGGGAGCGGGGTGGGGGTCGGGGGCTGGAGCCGGCGGTTCTGGAGTTGGTTTGGCTGGCGGAGCGGGTTCGGGTATCGGCGAAGGCTCATTAATCGGTGGCGCGGTTGTCGGTGGCGCGGTCGGCTGTGGCGACGGCGTTGGCGCATCACGATCACCGTCATCATCGCCACCACGATTCCGCCGAGGCTCCGTGTCAGACGGCGGCCCGATGTCGGACCCCGTGGCCTGAGCGGACGGGGAGGGATCAGAATCCGAGG belongs to Arthrobacter tumbae and includes:
- a CDS encoding FAD-binding protein encodes the protein MANDAGTNWAGNLAYGASILHEPTSVDEVRRIIAGASSIRALGSRHSFNGIADGTAELLSTAALTGPVTVDRDRSTVTVGAGIRYGELARELEREGFALANLASLPHISVGGAVATGTHGSGKRNRSLAAAVVGLELVSGSGEVARFSAGDPDFEGAVINLGALGIVTSLELTIEPAFEVEQTVYERLPLENLLQDFDGVTGAAYSVSVFTTWRDPDVADSVWVKRRPGRDAPLEETLFGAAAADDERHPLPGLPAIGCTPQLGVAGPWYNRLPHFKLDFTPSNGVELQSEYLVPREHAVDAIRAVRELSAEIVPLLQVNEIRTVAADDLWLSSSYGTDAVGLHFTWVQDQPAVEALLPTLEAALEPFSARPHWGKVFTAEAHDFDRLYPRLEDFRILAKRLDPEGIFANPFTASVMGR